A stretch of the Sulfurimonas sp. HSL3-1 genome encodes the following:
- a CDS encoding transglutaminase family protein, translating into MALKVVISHKTAYQYDRYVSLSPHTIRLRPAPHSRTPIEAYSLKIKPENHFINWQQDPFGNYLARIVFPEKTKEMSIDVEIIADLITINPFDFFVDEYAQDFPFKYKPALKKELLPYLEITDKGKKLKTFMESLDLKTKRNINDFLVYLNTEIHKYLDYTIRLDPGVQTCEVTLGNKLGSCRDYAWLFVQVLRHLGLAARFVSGYLVQLTADVKSLDGPSGPEADFTDLHAWTEVYVPGAGWIGLDATSGLFAGEGHIPLACTPHYDSAHAIDGATDKCETEFDYSNTVTRIFESPRVTKPYRDEQWEAIYNLGFEVDRELEANDVRLSMGGEPTFVSIDDMESEQWNTEADGEHKRERADVLAHRLLGTFGKGGMLHYAQGKWYPGEPLPRWQKSVIWRKDGKPIWRNPNLFADMNATYSYTTEDAKRFMELLSLTLGVSDKNIVEAYEDPVYYVVKEAELPIDVDPAKFDLDDPLERRTLAQLLQQGLANPVGYVLPLGYGQTRWITSAWEFRRGKLFLSAGNSPLGLRMPLESLMAKPHVELAQNFEPDLFAESPALGDYLDDARARCEAATPETTEANRYDAFVRTAISTEVRDGKLYIFLPPLNHTEAFLDLMASIEAVAAKLNVKVVLEGYEPAHDNRIERIKVTPDPGVIEVNIHPAKNWSELTETMLGLYEDARQSRLGTEKFMVDGKHTGTGGGNHVTIGAMTPHDSPLLRRPELLRSLITFWQHHPSLSYLFSGAFIGPTSQAPRVDEGRAENLYELEIAFAQIPENGEVPYWLTDRLFRHMLTDITGNTHRSEFCIDKLYSPDSSTGRLGILELRGFDMPPHSQMALMQMLLVRTLVSLFWRKPYRHKLVRWGTQLHDKFLLEHYVKEDIADIVRFLNSEGYPFELDWFDPFFEFRFPLYGMATVENVHLELRAAIEPWNVLGEESGSQGTSRYVDSSLERVQVKINNFVPERYVLTCNGVAVPLNPTGVEGEFVAGVKYKAWEPWSALHPTIGVDTPLTFDVVDRWNQRSIGGMTYYVSHPGGRSYDTFPVNSYEAESRRINRFWGFNHTQGSVDEVPTHVVEQALPAGEREVTRKVAEKHAGDKVFVFQELPRSAEYPHTLDLRRKWTRV; encoded by the coding sequence ATGGCGCTCAAAGTCGTAATCTCCCACAAAACCGCTTATCAGTATGACCGTTACGTGTCGCTTTCGCCGCATACCATTCGTTTGCGCCCCGCGCCGCACAGCCGGACGCCGATCGAGGCGTACTCGCTCAAGATCAAGCCGGAGAACCACTTTATCAACTGGCAGCAGGATCCCTTCGGCAACTACCTCGCCCGTATCGTTTTCCCGGAAAAGACGAAGGAGATGAGCATCGACGTCGAGATCATCGCCGACCTGATCACCATCAACCCTTTCGATTTCTTCGTCGACGAGTATGCGCAGGACTTCCCGTTCAAGTACAAGCCGGCGCTGAAAAAGGAGCTGCTGCCCTACCTGGAGATTACGGACAAAGGCAAAAAGCTCAAGACGTTCATGGAGTCGCTCGACCTGAAGACGAAACGCAATATAAACGACTTCCTCGTCTACCTCAATACGGAGATCCACAAGTACCTCGACTATACGATCCGGCTCGATCCGGGCGTGCAGACCTGCGAAGTGACCCTGGGCAACAAACTCGGCAGCTGCCGCGATTACGCCTGGCTCTTCGTGCAGGTACTGCGCCACCTGGGACTCGCGGCGCGTTTCGTCTCCGGCTACCTCGTCCAGCTCACCGCCGACGTCAAATCCCTCGACGGCCCGAGCGGCCCGGAAGCGGACTTTACGGACCTGCACGCCTGGACGGAGGTCTACGTCCCGGGGGCGGGGTGGATCGGCCTCGACGCTACAAGCGGCCTCTTTGCCGGGGAGGGTCATATCCCGCTGGCGTGTACGCCCCATTACGACAGCGCCCATGCCATCGACGGGGCGACGGACAAATGCGAGACGGAGTTCGATTACTCCAATACCGTCACGCGGATCTTCGAATCGCCCCGGGTCACCAAGCCCTACCGTGATGAACAGTGGGAGGCGATCTACAATCTCGGGTTCGAGGTCGACAGGGAGCTCGAAGCCAACGACGTGCGTCTCTCGATGGGGGGCGAGCCTACTTTCGTCTCCATCGACGACATGGAGTCCGAGCAGTGGAACACCGAAGCCGACGGCGAACACAAGCGCGAACGCGCAGACGTCCTTGCGCACCGGCTGCTGGGGACCTTCGGCAAAGGCGGGATGCTGCACTACGCCCAGGGGAAATGGTACCCGGGCGAACCGCTGCCGCGCTGGCAGAAATCGGTCATCTGGCGCAAGGACGGCAAGCCGATCTGGCGCAACCCGAACCTTTTTGCCGACATGAACGCGACCTACAGCTATACGACCGAAGATGCGAAGCGTTTTATGGAGCTGCTGTCGCTGACGCTGGGCGTGAGCGACAAGAATATTGTCGAAGCCTATGAAGACCCCGTCTACTACGTCGTCAAAGAGGCCGAGCTTCCCATCGACGTCGATCCGGCGAAGTTCGACCTGGATGACCCGCTCGAGCGCCGTACCCTGGCGCAGCTGCTGCAGCAGGGGTTGGCCAACCCGGTCGGCTATGTGCTGCCGCTGGGCTACGGCCAGACCCGCTGGATCACCTCGGCATGGGAGTTCCGCCGCGGGAAACTCTTTCTCAGTGCGGGGAACTCGCCGCTGGGCCTGCGGATGCCGCTGGAGTCGCTGATGGCCAAACCCCATGTGGAGCTGGCGCAGAACTTCGAACCCGACCTTTTTGCGGAGTCCCCGGCACTGGGGGATTACCTTGACGATGCGCGGGCACGCTGCGAAGCGGCGACCCCGGAAACGACGGAGGCGAACCGTTACGACGCCTTCGTGCGGACGGCGATCAGTACGGAAGTGCGCGACGGCAAACTGTATATTTTCCTGCCGCCGCTCAACCACACCGAGGCTTTCCTGGACCTCATGGCCTCCATCGAGGCGGTCGCGGCGAAGCTCAATGTCAAAGTCGTCCTCGAAGGGTACGAACCGGCCCATGATAACCGCATCGAGCGCATCAAAGTGACCCCGGACCCGGGTGTCATCGAGGTCAACATCCATCCGGCGAAGAACTGGAGCGAACTGACCGAAACAATGCTGGGTCTTTATGAAGACGCGCGCCAGTCCCGCCTGGGGACGGAGAAGTTCATGGTCGACGGCAAGCATACGGGTACGGGCGGGGGGAACCACGTCACGATCGGGGCGATGACGCCGCACGACAGCCCGCTGCTGCGCCGCCCGGAACTGCTGCGAAGCCTTATCACTTTCTGGCAGCACCACCCCTCCCTGAGTTACCTCTTCTCCGGTGCTTTCATCGGCCCGACCTCCCAGGCGCCGCGCGTCGACGAAGGGCGCGCGGAGAACCTCTACGAACTGGAGATCGCCTTTGCGCAGATCCCCGAAAACGGAGAGGTGCCCTACTGGCTCACCGACAGGCTCTTTCGCCATATGCTCACCGATATCACCGGCAATACCCACCGTTCCGAGTTCTGTATCGACAAGCTCTACTCGCCCGATTCAAGCACCGGGCGGCTGGGGATCCTGGAACTGCGCGGTTTCGACATGCCGCCGCATTCGCAGATGGCCCTGATGCAGATGCTGCTGGTGCGTACCCTGGTCTCGCTCTTCTGGCGAAAGCCCTACCGCCACAAGCTGGTGCGGTGGGGGACCCAGCTGCACGACAAGTTCCTGCTGGAGCACTACGTCAAGGAGGATATCGCGGATATTGTCCGCTTCCTCAATTCCGAGGGGTATCCCTTCGAGCTGGACTGGTTCGATCCCTTCTTCGAGTTCCGCTTCCCGCTTTACGGCATGGCGACGGTGGAGAATGTCCATCTCGAACTGCGCGCGGCCATCGAACCGTGGAACGTCCTGGGAGAAGAGAGCGGATCGCAGGGGACATCGCGCTATGTCGATTCGTCGCTGGAACGGGTCCAGGTGAAGATCAACAACTTTGTGCCGGAGCGCTATGTACTCACCTGTAACGGGGTCGCGGTGCCGTTGAACCCGACGGGCGTCGAGGGCGAGTTCGTCGCCGGGGTCAAGTACAAAGCGTGGGAGCCGTGGTCGGCGCTGCACCCGACGATCGGGGTCGACACCCCGCTCACGTTCGATGTCGTCGACCGCTGGAACCAGCGCTCCATCGGCGGGATGACCTACTACGTCTCCCACCCGGGCGGCCGCAGCTACGACACCTTCCCCGTCAACAGCTACGAGGCGGAGTCGCGCCGTATCAACCGTTTCTGGGGCTTTAATCATACCCAGGGCAGTGTCGATGAGGTGCCGACCCATGTGGTCGAACAGGCGCTGCCGGCAGGGGAGCGGGAAGTGACGCGCAAAGTGGCCGAGAAGCACGCCGGCGACAAGGTCTTTGTCTTCCAGGAGCTGCCGCGCAGCGCCGAGTATCCCCATACGCTGGACCTTAGACGGAAATGGACACGGGTGTAA
- a CDS encoding circularly permuted type 2 ATP-grasp protein translates to MGIFDRYFSESSFDEMVDAQRQCRPHWQAIYDQIEATGIEGLKAKQAELDWSLEENGVTYNVYDAPDGITKRRWTLDPIPFVVTQTEWDGVVKGLRQRAKLFDLMLRDLYGDQLLLRQGILPAEVVYAHKGYAAEMFGFGHKMDFELFFYATDMARGPDGKFWIVNDRIQAPSGLGYAVENRLSMNIIAKSLYPGVHTRRLAGFIEEMKSMIDRLSGGDRSKAALLTPGPHNETYFEHAYLSSLLEISLVQGEDMLAKDGALWLKNLSGLTRINTLLRRVDDRYCDPLELKNDSHLGVAGLVDAARRENLAMINPIGSGILENLGFNPFMKNIAKFFLDEELILPQIATWWCGQPGELEYVLENLEGLIVKHIDRTESAKVYFGRKMDAAELDALRAQLKAAPHLYVAQEEIGFSTVPYFTGESVEPRNAVIRSYAFKRGSQYWVMNGGLVRVASQKDAFLISSQKGGTSKDLWIVGEDEERAPSNPFKQLPCIDASIDQIPTRRAENLFWLGRYLSRAIITTRLIRYTVKRLINVYRDESNTAGESQHQLLRAITHMTMTYPGFLDKKKADKLLENPMKEIVSVLKEQNRSGSLSFTLAMLSGSNVSIKNLLGIEAWKLFDKLQWEWQSFCSANTRMNRTIVNEMDKLHVNLLAYKELVEESMFREQGLVLYDIGYRIESVQLLISKARSLLCPRQEKAEEYELLEALLNTCESFNAYRAHYRSALQLENVIEFLLLNPQYPKSLTYQTQKLLSDLKDLPKSRTHLTEYEAPIFQAYSRLKLATAQALLTYEESDGIYKELDALLSELSELFMKASDEFSKTYFSHYDE, encoded by the coding sequence ATGGGGATTTTCGACCGTTATTTTTCCGAAAGCTCCTTTGACGAGATGGTCGATGCGCAGCGGCAGTGCCGCCCGCATTGGCAGGCGATCTACGACCAGATCGAGGCGACCGGCATCGAGGGGCTGAAAGCCAAACAGGCCGAGCTGGACTGGAGCCTCGAAGAGAACGGCGTCACCTACAACGTCTACGACGCCCCCGACGGAATCACCAAACGGCGCTGGACGCTCGATCCCATCCCCTTCGTCGTCACCCAGACGGAGTGGGACGGCGTCGTCAAGGGGCTGCGTCAGCGCGCGAAGCTTTTCGACCTGATGCTGCGCGACCTTTACGGCGACCAGCTTCTGCTGCGGCAGGGGATCCTGCCCGCCGAAGTCGTTTACGCCCACAAAGGGTACGCGGCGGAGATGTTTGGTTTCGGGCACAAAATGGATTTCGAACTCTTCTTCTACGCAACGGACATGGCGCGGGGCCCCGATGGCAAGTTCTGGATCGTCAATGACCGGATCCAGGCCCCGTCGGGCCTCGGTTACGCCGTCGAGAACCGCCTGAGCATGAACATCATTGCCAAATCACTCTATCCGGGGGTGCATACCCGCCGGCTCGCGGGCTTCATCGAAGAGATGAAATCGATGATCGACCGTCTCAGCGGGGGGGACCGCTCCAAGGCGGCCCTGCTGACGCCGGGGCCGCACAACGAAACCTATTTCGAGCACGCCTATCTCAGCTCCCTGCTGGAGATCAGCCTGGTGCAGGGCGAGGATATGCTGGCCAAGGACGGGGCGCTGTGGCTGAAAAACCTGAGCGGCCTCACAAGGATCAACACCCTGCTGCGCCGCGTGGACGACCGCTACTGTGATCCGCTGGAGCTGAAAAACGATTCGCACCTGGGTGTGGCGGGCCTGGTCGACGCGGCGCGCCGGGAGAACCTGGCGATGATCAACCCCATCGGCAGCGGTATCCTCGAGAACCTCGGCTTCAACCCCTTTATGAAGAACATTGCGAAGTTCTTCCTCGACGAAGAGCTGATCCTGCCGCAGATCGCCACCTGGTGGTGCGGGCAGCCCGGCGAACTCGAATACGTTCTCGAAAACCTCGAAGGGCTTATTGTCAAGCACATCGACCGCACGGAGAGCGCCAAGGTCTATTTCGGACGGAAAATGGACGCAGCGGAGCTCGATGCGCTGAGGGCGCAGCTGAAGGCGGCGCCGCACCTCTACGTGGCACAGGAGGAGATCGGCTTCTCCACCGTACCCTATTTTACCGGGGAGTCCGTCGAACCGCGCAACGCCGTTATTCGCTCCTATGCCTTCAAGCGCGGCAGCCAATACTGGGTGATGAACGGCGGGCTCGTGCGCGTCGCCTCGCAAAAAGACGCCTTCTTGATCTCCTCGCAAAAAGGGGGCACCAGCAAGGACCTCTGGATCGTCGGCGAAGATGAGGAGCGCGCGCCGAGCAATCCCTTCAAACAGCTGCCGTGCATCGACGCCTCCATCGACCAGATCCCGACCCGCAGGGCGGAGAACCTCTTCTGGCTGGGGCGTTACCTCTCGCGTGCCATTATCACGACGCGCCTCATCCGCTACACGGTCAAGCGCCTTATCAACGTCTACCGCGACGAGTCGAACACCGCCGGGGAGTCGCAGCACCAGCTGCTGCGCGCCATTACCCACATGACGATGACCTATCCGGGATTCCTGGATAAGAAAAAGGCCGACAAGCTCCTGGAGAACCCGATGAAAGAGATCGTCTCCGTCCTCAAAGAGCAGAACCGGTCCGGGTCGCTCTCCTTTACCCTGGCGATGCTGTCGGGTTCGAATGTCAGCATCAAGAACCTGCTGGGCATCGAAGCGTGGAAACTCTTCGACAAGCTCCAGTGGGAGTGGCAGAGCTTCTGCAGCGCCAATACCCGCATGAACCGCACCATCGTCAACGAGATGGACAAGCTGCATGTAAACCTGCTGGCGTACAAGGAGCTCGTCGAAGAGAGCATGTTCCGCGAGCAGGGCCTGGTGCTGTACGACATCGGTTACCGGATCGAGAGCGTCCAGCTGCTGATCTCCAAGGCGCGCTCCCTGCTCTGCCCGCGCCAGGAGAAGGCCGAGGAGTATGAACTGCTCGAAGCGCTGCTGAACACCTGCGAAAGCTTCAACGCCTACCGTGCCCACTACCGCAGCGCTTTGCAGCTCGAGAACGTCATCGAGTTCCTGCTGCTCAATCCGCAGTATCCCAAATCGCTGACCTACCAGACCCAGAAACTGCTCTCGGACCTCAAAGACCTGCCGAAGTCGCGTACCCACCTGACCGAGTATGAGGCGCCGATTTTCCAGGCCTATTCGCGCCTGAAGCTTGCGACGGCGCAGGCGCTGCTGACCTATGAGGAGTCCGACGGCATCTACAAGGAGCTCGATGCACTGCTCTCGGAGCTTTCCGAGCTCTTTATGAAGGCTTCGGACGAGTTTTCGAAAACCTATTTTTCCCATTACGACGAGTGA
- a CDS encoding transglutaminase family protein, translated as MIYDIFHETVFHYQSLVTFSHNIARLKPKEGREQELLSFRLDAEPYASEIHAFVDMFGNTNHHLLLREPHTSLTVTGHARVRRKIQEVHRAIERLRKGAVSYEKALQRLSGFNTRDIAAKQFLFASELVPVDIAPLRDYALESFHPDRSLFEAGEELMGRIFEDFEFNPAFSDLTTPVTTIFEEKKGVCQDFAHLALSALRSMGLPARYVSGYIETIPPEGTEKLFGADASHAWVSLYVPGSGWLDLDPTNNIIPLEQHIVMGHGRDYDDISPLKGVVRGSGQSRLSVRVDVRRATEEDEETAPTQTQSQSQSSK; from the coding sequence ATGATTTACGATATTTTCCACGAAACGGTCTTCCATTATCAGAGTCTGGTCACCTTCAGCCACAACATCGCGCGGCTGAAGCCCAAAGAGGGGCGGGAGCAGGAGCTGCTCTCCTTCCGGCTCGACGCGGAGCCGTACGCGTCGGAGATCCATGCCTTCGTCGACATGTTCGGCAATACGAACCACCATCTGCTGCTGCGAGAACCGCACACCTCCCTGACGGTGACGGGGCATGCACGGGTACGGCGCAAAATCCAAGAGGTGCACCGGGCGATCGAACGGCTTCGAAAAGGGGCCGTCTCCTATGAAAAAGCGCTGCAGCGCCTTTCGGGCTTCAATACGCGTGACATCGCCGCCAAGCAGTTCCTTTTCGCGTCGGAACTTGTGCCCGTCGATATCGCGCCGCTGCGCGACTACGCCCTGGAGTCTTTCCATCCGGATCGCAGCCTTTTCGAGGCCGGCGAAGAGCTGATGGGGCGCATCTTCGAAGACTTCGAGTTCAATCCCGCTTTCAGCGACCTGACGACCCCCGTGACGACGATTTTCGAAGAGAAAAAGGGGGTCTGCCAGGATTTCGCGCATCTGGCCCTCTCCGCGCTGCGCTCCATGGGGCTGCCGGCGCGCTACGTGAGCGGCTACATCGAGACCATCCCGCCCGAAGGCACGGAGAAGCTCTTCGGTGCGGACGCGTCGCACGCCTGGGTGTCGCTCTACGTCCCGGGGAGCGGCTGGCTCGACCTCGACCCGACGAACAACATCATTCCCCTGGAGCAGCACATCGTCATGGGGCATGGACGGGACTATGACGATATCTCGCCGCTCAAAGGGGTGGTGCGCGGGAGCGGGCAGAGCCGGCTCAGCGTCCGCGTGGACGTTCGGCGCGCCACTGAGGAAGATGAAGAAACGGCACCTACCCAGACACAGTCACAGTCGCAATCGTCGAAGTAA
- a CDS encoding M14 family metallopeptidase, with translation MKKIEILKLESLSRAPMVVEGYLFEGSDPDAPSVAVIGAMEGATTLPLYSASKLVDFLRNKLGSEKILGNILVIPSVNHYALNINERFWPLDKTDINMMFPGYNEGETTQRIAHRLFEAVQDYDYGIILETRTDLATCLPYVKLFKTGYEDVKSARWLGLKVIHHREPESIETVSLQYNWQLWGAKACSVVCPHEPLIDPASARVIMDSLINFLSHSGIIRYEAFNGYNSTVVTRERIEVIKSPRSGIFIPTQKPGTTVSKDETIGKIVHALEGEVVHRFLAPCDGMITCIYMHSLIFENAVAYRIAKIH, from the coding sequence ATGAAAAAAATTGAGATCCTGAAACTCGAATCCCTCAGCCGCGCGCCGATGGTCGTCGAGGGGTACCTCTTCGAAGGGAGCGATCCCGACGCCCCCAGCGTCGCCGTCATCGGCGCCATGGAGGGGGCCACGACCCTGCCCTTGTACAGCGCGTCGAAGCTGGTCGACTTCCTACGCAACAAACTCGGAAGCGAAAAGATCCTGGGCAATATCCTCGTCATCCCCTCCGTCAACCACTACGCCCTCAACATCAACGAACGTTTCTGGCCCCTGGACAAGACCGACATCAACATGATGTTCCCGGGGTACAACGAGGGCGAAACGACGCAGCGCATCGCCCACCGCCTCTTCGAAGCGGTCCAGGACTACGACTACGGCATTATTCTGGAGACGCGGACCGACCTTGCCACCTGTCTGCCTTACGTCAAACTCTTCAAGACCGGCTACGAAGATGTGAAAAGCGCCCGCTGGCTGGGGCTCAAGGTCATCCACCACCGCGAACCCGAATCCATCGAGACGGTGTCGCTGCAGTACAACTGGCAGCTCTGGGGGGCCAAGGCGTGTTCCGTGGTCTGCCCCCACGAGCCCCTGATCGACCCCGCATCCGCCCGGGTCATCATGGATAGTCTCATCAACTTCCTCAGCCACAGCGGCATCATCCGATACGAGGCATTTAACGGCTACAACTCGACCGTCGTGACCCGCGAACGCATCGAGGTCATCAAAAGCCCCCGCAGCGGGATCTTTATCCCGACGCAGAAACCCGGGACGACGGTCTCCAAGGATGAGACGATCGGCAAGATCGTTCACGCCTTAGAGGGCGAAGTCGTCCACCGTTTCCTCGCCCCTTGCGACGGCATGATCACCTGTATCTATATGCACTCGCTGATCTTCGAGAATGCCGTCGCCTACCGCATCGCGAAGATCCATTAG
- a CDS encoding M14 family metallopeptidase yields MNPEITEIFSSELPVGETLRIQRARFAPEKVRPDAKRISVVSGIHGDELEGQLVIYLLAAWLREHPEALRGTVDIYPAVNSLGVDTIIRGFPLYEIDLNRAFPGARNDFLPAQVVHALAEDVEGSDIAIDIHSSNIFLREIPQIRINKAFSEATLPLAKQLNCDFIWIHDAVTVLEATFSHTMNERGTKTLVVEMGVGMRLTKAYGRQLLRGILNLMQREGIIETPTEFKVREPFTSEVGEVFYINAPAAGLFVPALDHCEVIEKEQWIGDIVDPLSGAVRESLYAPNGGVLFTLREYPVVYEGSLLARIFGESDEKN; encoded by the coding sequence ATGAACCCGGAAATCACGGAAATCTTCTCCTCCGAGCTCCCGGTGGGAGAGACGCTGCGCATCCAGCGCGCCCGTTTCGCACCGGAAAAAGTGCGCCCGGACGCCAAGCGCATCAGCGTCGTCAGCGGGATACACGGCGACGAGCTCGAAGGGCAGCTCGTCATCTACCTCCTGGCCGCATGGCTGCGCGAGCATCCCGAAGCCCTGCGCGGGACCGTTGACATCTATCCCGCCGTCAACTCCCTGGGGGTCGACACCATTATCCGCGGCTTCCCCCTCTACGAGATCGACCTTAACCGCGCTTTCCCGGGGGCGCGCAACGACTTCCTGCCCGCGCAGGTGGTGCATGCCCTGGCCGAAGACGTCGAAGGCAGCGACATCGCCATCGACATCCACTCCTCCAACATCTTCCTGCGCGAGATCCCGCAGATCCGCATCAACAAGGCGTTCTCGGAAGCGACCCTCCCCCTGGCCAAACAGCTCAACTGCGACTTCATCTGGATCCACGACGCCGTCACGGTCCTCGAAGCGACCTTTTCGCATACGATGAACGAGCGGGGGACGAAAACCCTCGTCGTCGAGATGGGGGTGGGGATGCGTCTGACAAAGGCCTACGGGCGCCAGCTCCTGCGGGGGATCCTGAATCTGATGCAGCGCGAGGGGATCATCGAGACCCCGACGGAGTTCAAGGTCCGCGAGCCGTTCACCTCCGAGGTCGGGGAGGTGTTCTACATCAACGCCCCCGCCGCCGGCCTCTTTGTCCCTGCCCTTGACCACTGCGAAGTGATCGAGAAGGAGCAGTGGATCGGCGACATCGTCGACCCCCTCAGCGGGGCGGTGCGCGAATCCCTCTACGCCCCCAACGGCGGCGTTTTGTTCACCCTGCGCGAGTACCCCGTCGTCTACGAAGGGTCCCTGCTCGCACGGATTTTCGGAGAGAGCGATGAAAAAAATTGA
- a CDS encoding alpha-E domain-containing protein, giving the protein MDQLLSTNVATNLYWFGRHLQRVETTLVDVIEIFDCVIDTDKDAGRRYFEHLEIELDYANASQFLDNAIFGDHPSNLAEIMRFARENAIISRAYIDTDAFGETIHLADLFDHASKSAVFVDYRFVDDALSLINEIWGSMNRGLIRCKSDHFVRLGKLTEKVDLHLRHGKDGKEPIEYLNNILQTAQKIAPDAKLAISRTDEEANLDAINALIDELVVY; this is encoded by the coding sequence ATGGATCAACTGCTGAGCACCAACGTCGCCACCAACCTCTACTGGTTCGGACGCCACCTCCAGCGCGTCGAAACAACCCTCGTTGACGTTATCGAAATCTTCGATTGCGTTATCGACACGGACAAGGACGCCGGGAGGCGCTATTTCGAGCACCTCGAGATCGAACTCGACTACGCCAACGCTTCCCAGTTCCTTGACAACGCCATCTTCGGGGACCACCCCTCCAACCTGGCGGAGATCATGCGTTTCGCCCGCGAAAACGCGATCATCTCACGGGCCTATATCGATACGGACGCCTTCGGCGAGACGATCCACCTCGCCGATCTTTTCGACCACGCCTCGAAAAGCGCCGTCTTCGTCGACTACCGCTTCGTCGACGATGCCCTCTCCCTGATCAACGAGATCTGGGGCAGCATGAACCGCGGCCTGATCCGCTGCAAAAGCGACCACTTCGTCCGCCTGGGCAAGCTGACCGAAAAGGTTGACCTCCACCTCCGTCACGGCAAGGACGGGAAAGAGCCCATCGAGTACCTCAACAACATTCTGCAGACGGCGCAAAAGATCGCGCCCGACGCGAAACTTGCCATCTCCAGAACCGACGAAGAGGCCAACCTCGACGCCATCAACGCCCTCATCGACGAGCTCGTCGTCTACTGA
- a CDS encoding circularly permuted type 2 ATP-grasp protein — protein MDKFAVNFNLYKDGNFIERSLPFDVIPRIISKEEFGKMQRGLEQRITALNLFLEDLYTEAKIVKDGIVPEAFIHQAKGYLKEFVGFSPSQKIRTHINGIDLVKDTKNDEWVILEDNLRVPSGASYPLSIRDTYRKIYPEFFEELKIEPIKQYSSYLRNAMDYVNTGGINVVLTPGRYNSAYYEHSYLAGEIGAELVRAAELVVENKVLYFKNYDGRRIRVGAVYRRLDDDFLDPKFFNPESLIGVPGIIEAYLAGNVAIMNAVGNGVADDKGIYYFVPQMIKYYLNEEPIMHNAPTYLPYFEKDKKYIFDNIDKLVVKDVAEAGGYGVMFGHAMSKIQLDDLKTIIEANPRRFIAQELVEFYDEECLINGELSPRKADFRAYVVMGEKVNVWECGLTRYAMEAGNYLVNSSQGGGFKDTWVMEL, from the coding sequence ATGGATAAGTTCGCTGTCAATTTCAATCTCTATAAAGACGGCAATTTCATCGAGCGTTCACTCCCCTTCGACGTCATTCCCCGCATCATCTCCAAGGAGGAGTTCGGCAAGATGCAGCGCGGCCTCGAGCAGCGCATCACGGCACTGAACCTCTTCCTAGAAGACCTCTATACCGAGGCCAAGATCGTCAAGGACGGCATCGTCCCCGAAGCATTTATCCACCAGGCCAAAGGGTACCTCAAGGAGTTCGTCGGTTTCTCCCCGTCGCAGAAGATCAGGACCCATATCAACGGCATCGACCTCGTCAAGGATACCAAGAACGACGAATGGGTCATCCTCGAGGACAACCTGCGCGTGCCCAGCGGGGCGAGCTATCCGCTCTCCATCCGCGACACCTACCGCAAGATCTACCCGGAGTTCTTCGAAGAGCTGAAGATCGAACCGATCAAGCAGTACTCGTCGTACCTGCGCAACGCGATGGATTACGTCAATACCGGCGGCATCAACGTCGTTCTGACCCCGGGGCGCTACAACTCCGCGTATTACGAACACAGCTACCTCGCCGGAGAGATCGGGGCCGAACTGGTCCGCGCCGCCGAACTGGTCGTGGAGAACAAGGTCCTCTACTTTAAAAACTACGACGGGCGACGCATCCGCGTCGGGGCGGTCTACCGCCGCCTTGACGATGATTTCCTCGACCCCAAGTTTTTCAACCCCGAAAGTCTCATCGGCGTACCCGGTATCATCGAAGCCTACCTCGCGGGCAACGTGGCGATCATGAACGCCGTCGGCAATGGAGTCGCGGACGACAAAGGGATCTACTACTTTGTGCCGCAAATGATCAAATACTACCTGAACGAAGAGCCCATCATGCATAACGCGCCGACTTACCTCCCCTATTTCGAAAAGGACAAAAAATACATCTTCGACAACATTGACAAACTCGTTGTCAAGGATGTCGCAGAAGCCGGCGGGTACGGCGTCATGTTCGGACACGCCATGTCCAAGATCCAGCTCGATGACCTCAAAACGATCATCGAGGCCAACCCCCGCCGCTTTATCGCCCAGGAGCTCGTTGAGTTCTACGACGAAGAGTGTCTCATCAACGGGGAGCTGAGTCCCCGCAAGGCGGACTTCCGCGCCTATGTCGTCATGGGCGAGAAGGTCAATGTCTGGGAGTGCGGGCTGACACGCTATGCGATGGAAGCGGGCAACTACCTCGTCAACTCGTCCCAGGGCGGCGGGTTCAAAGATACATGGGTCATGGAGCTCTAA